A stretch of the Streptomyces sp. NBC_00078 genome encodes the following:
- a CDS encoding FAD-dependent oxidoreductase — MTERPHLAVIGAGPAGLAATVAAAAHGVAVTLLDSSGQAGGQFYRQPAAGLRAGRPQALHHDWRTWERLRDGLDSHVRADAARHLTDHQVWFVDRHSGRFTVHALLGPEQESPVTVRADAVLLATGGYEKVLPFPGWTLPGVVTAGGAQAMLKGTLAVSGRTAVVAGTGPLLLPVATGLAAAGVEVAALVESAAAGAFVRRTRALAAQPGKVAEGAGYAARLLRHRVRALARHTVVEAHGADRLEAVTVAALDGEGRVRPGTERRIPCDTLAVGHGMLPHTDLAEALGCRLDGLNVHVDDEQRTDVPGVWAAGEATGIGGSALALAEGHIAGRSAAARLGGTMPDPREWAAAVKSRTRLREFSAALDAVYAPPAHWTAQVTDETVVCRCEEVTSGTIRAAVAELGAGDLRTVKLLTRAGMGWCQGRICAPAVAGLAGCELTPSRRPFACPVPLGVLAREDEHPIDGGPS, encoded by the coding sequence ATGACTGAGCGACCGCACCTCGCCGTGATCGGCGCGGGCCCGGCGGGGCTCGCCGCGACCGTGGCCGCCGCGGCGCACGGCGTCGCGGTCACCCTGCTCGACTCGTCCGGGCAGGCGGGCGGCCAGTTCTACCGGCAGCCCGCCGCCGGACTCCGCGCCGGCCGGCCGCAGGCGCTGCACCACGACTGGCGGACGTGGGAGCGACTGCGCGACGGGCTGGACTCGCACGTAAGGGCCGACGCAGCAAGGCACTTGACGGATCATCAGGTCTGGTTCGTCGACCGGCACTCCGGCCGGTTCACCGTGCACGCCCTGCTCGGCCCCGAGCAGGAGAGCCCGGTGACCGTGCGCGCCGACGCCGTCCTCCTGGCCACCGGAGGGTACGAGAAGGTGCTGCCCTTTCCCGGCTGGACCCTCCCCGGTGTCGTCACCGCGGGCGGGGCCCAGGCGATGCTCAAGGGCACCCTCGCGGTGTCCGGACGTACCGCAGTGGTCGCGGGGACAGGACCGCTGCTGCTGCCCGTGGCGACGGGTCTCGCCGCGGCCGGAGTGGAGGTCGCGGCGCTCGTCGAATCCGCCGCTGCCGGGGCGTTCGTACGGCGGACCCGGGCGCTGGCGGCACAGCCGGGCAAGGTCGCCGAAGGGGCCGGGTACGCCGCCCGGCTGCTGCGGCACCGGGTGCGCGCCCTCGCCCGGCACACCGTCGTCGAGGCGCACGGCGCGGACCGGCTGGAGGCGGTGACCGTCGCCGCGCTCGACGGCGAGGGCAGGGTGAGGCCCGGTACCGAACGCCGTATCCCCTGCGACACACTGGCCGTCGGCCACGGCATGCTCCCGCACACCGACCTCGCCGAGGCCCTCGGCTGCCGCCTCGACGGCCTGAACGTGCACGTCGACGACGAACAGCGCACCGACGTACCCGGCGTGTGGGCCGCGGGGGAGGCCACCGGCATCGGCGGCTCGGCCCTCGCGCTGGCCGAGGGCCACATCGCCGGACGGTCCGCCGCCGCACGCCTCGGCGGCACCATGCCCGACCCGCGCGAGTGGGCCGCGGCCGTGAAGTCCCGTACGCGACTGCGGGAGTTCTCCGCCGCGCTCGACGCCGTGTACGCCCCGCCCGCCCACTGGACCGCGCAGGTCACCGACGAGACCGTCGTGTGCCGCTGCGAGGAGGTCACCAGCGGCACGATCCGGGCGGCCGTGGCGGAGCTGGGCGCCGGCGATCTGCGCACCGTGAAGCTGCTGACCCGGGCCGGCATGGGCTGGTGCCAGGGCCGGATCTGCGCACCCGCTGTCGCCGGGCTCGCCGGATGCGAACTCACCCCGTCCCGGCGGCCGTTCGCGTGCCCCGTACCACTCGGAGTCCTCGCCCGCGAGGACGAACACCCCATCGATGGAGGGCCCTCATGA
- a CDS encoding proline racemase family protein — protein sequence MRSTLVLHAVDSHTEGMPTRVITGGIGTIPGETMNERRLYFREHRDDIKQLLMNEPRGHSAMSGAVLQPPTRADCDWGVVYIEVSGYLPMCGHGTIGVATVLVETGMVEVVEPVTTIRLDTPAGPVVAEVAVEGGAAKAVTLRNVPSFAVALDRKATLPDGRSVTYDMAYGGNFYAILPLDQFGLPFDRTRKDDILAAGLALMDVINAEEEPVHPEDPSIRGCHHVHLLASGSTARHSRHAMAIHPGWFDRSPCGTGTSARMAQLHARGELPLRTEFVNESFIGTRFTGRLLGTTEVAGRPAVLPSFTGRAWITGTAQYLLDPKDPFPAGFVL from the coding sequence ATGCGCAGCACACTCGTCCTGCACGCCGTCGACTCGCACACCGAGGGCATGCCCACCCGCGTGATCACCGGCGGGATCGGGACCATCCCCGGGGAGACGATGAACGAGCGGCGGCTGTACTTTCGCGAACACCGCGACGACATCAAACAGTTGCTGATGAACGAGCCGCGCGGGCACTCCGCGATGAGCGGCGCCGTCCTTCAGCCGCCGACCCGCGCCGACTGCGACTGGGGGGTCGTCTACATCGAGGTGTCCGGCTATCTGCCGATGTGCGGGCACGGCACGATCGGGGTCGCGACCGTGCTCGTGGAGACCGGCATGGTGGAGGTCGTCGAACCGGTCACCACGATCCGCCTCGACACCCCGGCAGGGCCGGTGGTCGCCGAGGTGGCGGTGGAGGGCGGCGCGGCCAAGGCGGTGACCCTGAGGAACGTGCCGTCGTTCGCGGTGGCCCTCGACCGCAAGGCGACGCTTCCCGACGGGCGGTCAGTCACTTATGACATGGCATACGGCGGAAACTTCTATGCCATCCTCCCGCTGGACCAGTTCGGTCTCCCCTTCGACCGCACCCGCAAGGACGACATCCTCGCCGCCGGGCTGGCGCTGATGGACGTCATCAACGCCGAGGAGGAGCCCGTCCACCCGGAGGACCCCTCCATCCGCGGCTGCCACCACGTCCACCTGCTCGCTTCCGGCTCCACCGCCCGTCACTCCCGGCACGCGATGGCCATCCACCCCGGCTGGTTCGACCGCTCGCCCTGCGGTACCGGCACCAGTGCGCGCATGGCCCAACTGCATGCGCGAGGCGAACTCCCGCTGCGCACCGAGTTCGTCAACGAGTCGTTCATCGGCACCCGTTTCACCGGCCGCCTCCTCGGCACCACCGAGGTCGCCGGCCGTCCCGCCGTCCTGCCCAGCTTCACCGGCCGGGCGTGGATCACCGGCACCGCCCAGTACCTGCTGGACCCAAAGGACCCGTTCCCCGCGGGATTCGTGCTGTAG
- a CDS encoding glycoside hydrolase family 3 N-terminal domain-containing protein — protein MGQPVRSAVYLDPDASVETRIEDLLSRMTLEEKAGQLLMLDAQHGDLEDIVSAKLAGSVLHVTPARMPEAMELAQRTRLGIPLLTADDCIHGHSFWPGATIFPTQLGMACTWDPSLVHRIARASATEIATTGIHGTFSPVLCITRDLRWGRINETFGEDPFLIGELGAAMVRGYQGEGLGDPTAVLAYAKHFAGYSETLGGRDASEADLSPRKLRSWFLPPFEQAARAGCRGFMLGYQSIDGVPITANEWLINDVLKGEWGFTGTLVTDWDNVGRMVYDQRTSADYTEAAAVAVNSGNDLIMATPQFFEGAQEAVARGMVDEKQIDDAVRRVLRPKFELGLFEDPRAPDPERQAQVIGCRQHADLNLETARRSLVLLRNKEILPLDGGLTADGTGRAAGTGTPRTIAVIGPNADSPEAMLGDWAGATGQVPWMPEGHPRELVETVLDGLRAVVPADWTITHARGADIESPAFDPDQWVTGPDGQPQPPAFIPAPVDEAQLREATAAAEAADCAVVVVGDTIALTGEVRSTATLDLQGGQIALLDAVAATGTPMIVVLAQSKPSTLPDSALNAAALIEAFNPGMRGGRAIAELLLGLTEPSGRLPVSFARHVGQQPVFYNQVRGQHGDRYADLTQDPQFAFGEGLSYTTVTYSDLVVHDDDVSADGTVHATVRLTNSGSRPALETVQAYVSDLTTSVTWAEQELKAFTQVVVPPGDSVDARLSVPASQCSIVTADNRRVVEPGEFALRVGPSSRRQQQLSAGFRIRA, from the coding sequence GTGGGACAGCCGGTCCGCTCTGCCGTGTACCTGGATCCGGACGCGTCCGTGGAAACGAGAATCGAGGACTTGCTGTCCCGGATGACCCTGGAGGAGAAGGCCGGGCAGTTGCTGATGCTCGACGCCCAACACGGGGACCTCGAGGACATCGTGTCGGCCAAGCTGGCCGGGTCGGTTCTGCACGTGACACCGGCGCGGATGCCGGAGGCCATGGAACTGGCCCAGCGGACACGGCTCGGTATTCCGCTGCTGACAGCCGACGACTGCATCCACGGCCACTCGTTCTGGCCGGGCGCGACCATCTTCCCGACCCAGCTGGGCATGGCCTGCACCTGGGATCCCTCTCTGGTCCACCGGATCGCCCGTGCGTCCGCGACCGAAATCGCGACAACCGGCATCCACGGCACGTTCTCCCCGGTCCTGTGCATCACCCGCGACCTGCGCTGGGGCCGGATCAACGAGACGTTCGGCGAGGACCCGTTCCTCATCGGCGAACTGGGCGCGGCGATGGTGCGCGGATACCAGGGCGAGGGCCTCGGCGATCCGACAGCCGTGCTGGCGTACGCCAAGCACTTCGCGGGCTACTCCGAGACCCTGGGCGGCCGCGACGCCAGCGAAGCGGATCTCAGCCCGCGCAAGCTGCGCTCGTGGTTCCTGCCCCCGTTCGAGCAGGCGGCCCGGGCGGGCTGCCGCGGCTTCATGCTGGGCTACCAGTCGATCGACGGGGTGCCCATCACCGCGAACGAGTGGCTCATCAACGACGTACTCAAGGGCGAGTGGGGCTTCACCGGCACGCTGGTGACCGACTGGGACAACGTCGGCCGGATGGTCTACGACCAGCGGACCAGCGCCGACTACACCGAGGCGGCGGCGGTCGCCGTCAACTCGGGCAACGACCTCATCATGGCCACACCGCAGTTCTTCGAGGGCGCCCAGGAGGCGGTCGCCCGCGGCATGGTCGACGAGAAGCAGATCGATGACGCGGTACGGCGGGTGCTGCGGCCGAAGTTCGAGCTCGGGCTCTTCGAGGACCCCCGTGCCCCCGACCCGGAGCGGCAGGCGCAGGTGATCGGCTGCCGCCAACACGCCGACCTCAACCTCGAGACCGCCCGACGCTCCCTCGTGCTGCTGCGCAACAAGGAGATCCTGCCCCTGGACGGCGGGCTGACCGCGGACGGCACCGGTCGCGCCGCAGGCACGGGCACGCCGCGCACGATAGCGGTCATCGGCCCCAATGCCGACAGCCCGGAGGCCATGCTCGGCGACTGGGCGGGTGCCACCGGCCAGGTGCCGTGGATGCCCGAAGGACACCCACGCGAGTTGGTGGAGACGGTGCTGGACGGCCTGCGCGCCGTCGTCCCCGCCGACTGGACGATCACGCACGCCCGCGGAGCCGACATCGAAAGCCCCGCCTTCGACCCCGACCAGTGGGTCACCGGGCCCGACGGCCAACCGCAGCCGCCCGCCTTCATCCCCGCCCCAGTCGACGAGGCACAGCTTCGGGAGGCCACCGCCGCGGCAGAGGCCGCCGACTGCGCCGTCGTGGTCGTGGGAGACACCATCGCCCTGACGGGCGAGGTGCGCTCCACGGCCACCCTCGACCTCCAGGGAGGCCAGATCGCGCTGCTGGACGCGGTCGCCGCCACCGGCACACCCATGATCGTCGTACTCGCCCAGTCCAAGCCGAGCACCCTCCCGGACTCCGCACTGAACGCGGCAGCGCTCATCGAGGCGTTCAACCCGGGCATGCGCGGCGGCCGCGCCATCGCCGAACTCCTCCTCGGCCTCACCGAACCCAGCGGCCGGCTCCCGGTCTCCTTCGCCCGCCACGTCGGACAGCAACCCGTCTTCTACAACCAGGTGCGCGGCCAGCACGGCGACCGCTACGCGGACCTCACCCAGGACCCCCAGTTCGCGTTCGGCGAGGGCCTGAGCTACACCACCGTCACCTACTCCGACCTCGTCGTGCACGACGACGACGTGTCCGCGGACGGCACCGTCCACGCCACGGTCCGGCTCACCAACAGCGGCAGCCGTCCGGCACTGGAGACGGTCCAGGCGTACGTCAGCGACCTGACCACCAGCGTCACCTGGGCCGAGCAGGAGCTGAAGGCGTTCACCCAGGTCGTGGTCCCTCCCGGCGACAGCGTGGACGCCCGCCTGAGCGTCCCCGCCTCGCAGTGCTCCATCGTCACGGCCGACAACCGCCGCGTGGTCGAACCAGGAGAGTTCGCCCTTCGCGTCGGCCCCAGCTCACGACGGCAGCAGCAGCTCAGCGCGGGCTTCCGCATCCGGGCCTGA
- a CDS encoding FAD-binding oxidoreductase, with translation MSRPLTCDVVVVGAGMVGAACALYASSAGLDVVVVDRGPVAGGTTGAGEGNLLVSDKEPGPELDLALLSNRLWAELAQEFGEAVEYEPKGGVVVATSPGGLTALERFAAGQRAAGVVAETVSGDTLYGLEPRLAPGLPGAVHYPQDAQVMPALAAAHLLRASGARLHTGRTVTGVLRTTDRTVLGVRTDMGDIHAPAVVNAAGTWGAEIAALAGTFLPVLPRRGFVLVTEPLPRMVHHKVYAADYVADVASDSAALQTSPVVEGTAAGPILIGASRERVGFDRTFSLPAVRALAAGATRLFPFLSDVRVIRSYAGFRPYMPDHLPAIGADPRVPGLFHACGHEGAGIGLATGTGHLIAQVLTAKTPDLDLTPLRPDRFPEEAV, from the coding sequence GTGAGTAGGCCTCTGACCTGCGACGTCGTGGTCGTCGGCGCCGGCATGGTGGGCGCCGCCTGTGCCCTGTACGCATCCAGCGCGGGCCTGGACGTCGTCGTCGTGGACCGTGGCCCGGTGGCCGGCGGCACCACCGGCGCAGGTGAGGGCAACCTCCTCGTGTCCGACAAGGAGCCCGGCCCGGAGCTCGACCTCGCGCTCCTCTCGAACCGCCTGTGGGCCGAGCTGGCGCAGGAGTTCGGCGAGGCCGTCGAGTACGAGCCCAAGGGTGGAGTCGTGGTCGCCACCTCACCCGGCGGTCTCACCGCGCTGGAGCGCTTCGCCGCCGGGCAGCGTGCGGCCGGAGTCGTCGCCGAAACCGTATCGGGCGACACGCTGTACGGCCTCGAACCCCGGCTCGCCCCCGGTCTTCCCGGCGCCGTGCACTATCCGCAGGACGCCCAGGTGATGCCCGCCCTGGCCGCCGCCCACCTCCTCCGGGCCTCGGGCGCCCGCCTGCACACCGGCCGGACCGTGACCGGAGTCCTGCGCACAACGGACCGTACGGTGCTCGGAGTTCGCACCGACATGGGCGACATCCACGCCCCGGCGGTGGTCAACGCCGCCGGCACCTGGGGTGCCGAAATCGCCGCGCTCGCGGGCACCTTCCTGCCGGTCCTCCCGCGCCGCGGCTTCGTCCTCGTCACCGAACCGCTCCCGCGCATGGTCCACCACAAGGTGTACGCCGCCGACTACGTGGCCGACGTGGCCAGCGACTCGGCCGCGCTGCAGACCTCGCCGGTCGTGGAGGGCACGGCAGCGGGACCGATCCTGATCGGCGCAAGCCGCGAACGGGTCGGCTTCGACCGGACGTTCTCACTGCCCGCCGTGCGTGCCCTCGCGGCGGGCGCGACCCGGCTGTTCCCCTTCTTGTCCGACGTCCGCGTCATCCGCTCCTACGCGGGCTTCCGCCCGTACATGCCCGACCACCTGCCCGCCATCGGCGCCGACCCACGGGTGCCAGGCCTCTTCCACGCCTGCGGGCACGAGGGCGCGGGCATCGGGCTGGCCACCGGCACCGGTCACCTGATCGCGCAGGTGCTGACAGCGAAGACGCCCGACCTCGACCTGACTCCGTTGCGCCCCGACCGTTTCCCGGAGGAGGCCGTGTGA
- a CDS encoding helix-turn-helix transcriptional regulator — protein sequence MTDGFEGPGTTATTAALPAVVARVAALADRLGVPHAEVFDTGRLSAASGVAEPVVRALLSGRPAGEPDVQARFLQRLDLLRHTRLKPNGRKYTQQEIADGAGMSRQQAGALINGDRRPTMEHCDAIQRFFRVHAGFLTAEDPEALTGALQSTEQELLHKLAEREAAAAADGPLERLLQDHGVRGIAWRAAQLPTDQHRDKVAEWLDMLLESVKRPES from the coding sequence GTGACGGATGGCTTCGAGGGTCCGGGCACCACGGCGACGACCGCAGCGCTGCCGGCCGTCGTCGCTCGCGTCGCCGCGCTCGCCGACCGGCTCGGCGTGCCGCATGCGGAGGTCTTCGACACCGGCCGGCTGTCCGCCGCCTCCGGGGTCGCCGAGCCCGTGGTCAGGGCCCTGCTGAGCGGCCGTCCGGCGGGCGAGCCCGATGTGCAGGCACGCTTCCTTCAGCGACTGGACCTGCTGCGCCACACCCGGCTCAAGCCCAACGGGCGCAAGTACACCCAGCAGGAGATCGCCGACGGCGCGGGTATGTCCCGCCAGCAGGCGGGCGCACTCATCAACGGCGACCGGCGTCCCACCATGGAGCACTGCGACGCCATCCAGCGTTTCTTCCGGGTGCACGCCGGATTCCTCACGGCCGAGGATCCCGAGGCCCTCACGGGCGCCCTGCAGAGCACCGAGCAGGAACTGCTGCACAAACTCGCCGAGCGGGAGGCGGCCGCGGCCGCCGACGGCCCGCTGGAGCGGCTGCTGCAGGACCACGGCGTCCGCGGGATCGCCTGGCGGGCCGCGCAACTGCCCACCGACCAGCACCGCGACAAGGTGGCGGAGTGGCTGGACATGCTCCTGGAGAGCGTCAAACGGCCCGAGTCGTGA
- a CDS encoding toxin-antitoxin system, toxin component, whose amino-acid sequence MGIGRDMRRLCAELVGELTLAAPSLPADLYGALCDAMSRRRGRPVHFRTAAFPAGTASGLWLDMTDQDLVVIEERTAPDHQLVILGHELWHIRAGHGGLHVEGAKVAARLLGDDADLRAAVRKVAARSRFDLADEQEAEAFGLLLASKCRTWLVGSALRGRVQRDHLAGRIEASLGYVGPQ is encoded by the coding sequence GTGGGCATCGGCAGGGACATGCGCCGCCTGTGCGCCGAGCTGGTCGGCGAGCTCACCCTTGCCGCACCGTCCCTGCCCGCGGACCTGTACGGCGCGCTGTGCGACGCGATGAGCAGGCGCCGCGGCCGGCCCGTCCACTTCCGCACGGCCGCTTTCCCGGCCGGCACGGCGAGCGGGCTGTGGCTCGACATGACCGACCAGGATCTCGTCGTGATCGAGGAACGGACCGCGCCGGACCACCAGTTGGTGATCCTCGGGCACGAGCTGTGGCACATCAGGGCCGGGCACGGCGGCCTTCACGTCGAGGGCGCCAAGGTCGCGGCCCGGCTGCTCGGCGACGACGCCGACCTGAGGGCCGCCGTCCGCAAGGTGGCCGCCCGCAGTCGCTTCGACCTGGCCGACGAGCAGGAGGCCGAGGCCTTCGGCCTGCTCCTCGCCAGCAAGTGCCGTACGTGGCTTGTGGGTTCGGCACTGCGGGGGCGGGTGCAGCGCGATCATCTGGCGGGGCGGATCGAGGCGTCGTTGGGGTATGTGGGGCCTCAGTGA
- a CDS encoding GntR family transcriptional regulator — MAQQHRPALPSLGGRKPSFREKVVDVLRAALVAGELRPGQVYSAPALASRLGVSATPVREAMLELVREGMVEIVPNKGFRVTAVSDGQLDEYTHVRSLIEIPTVVGLADTADPDDLRALRPIAMEIVTSAAKGDLIEYVEADLSFHLGLLALAGNDHLVAVVRDLRRRSRLYGLTALVEAGRLRASAEEHLELLDALLAQDTEAVREVMTRHLGHVRGLWAAH; from the coding sequence ATGGCCCAGCAGCACCGCCCTGCCCTCCCCTCGCTCGGCGGCAGGAAGCCCAGCTTCCGGGAAAAGGTCGTGGACGTGCTGCGGGCCGCGCTGGTCGCGGGTGAACTGCGCCCCGGCCAGGTGTACTCGGCGCCGGCCCTCGCATCCCGTCTCGGCGTCTCCGCCACGCCGGTGCGCGAGGCGATGCTGGAGCTGGTGAGGGAGGGCATGGTCGAGATCGTTCCGAACAAGGGCTTCCGGGTCACCGCCGTCTCCGACGGGCAGCTCGACGAGTACACCCACGTACGGTCCCTGATCGAGATCCCGACGGTCGTCGGCCTCGCGGACACCGCCGACCCCGACGACCTCAGGGCGCTGCGCCCGATCGCGATGGAGATCGTCACCTCGGCGGCGAAGGGCGACCTCATCGAGTACGTCGAGGCCGACCTGAGCTTCCATCTGGGGCTGCTGGCCCTCGCGGGCAACGACCATCTCGTGGCGGTCGTACGGGACTTGCGCCGCCGTTCGCGGTTGTACGGGCTGACCGCGCTGGTCGAGGCGGGGCGGCTGCGGGCCTCCGCCGAGGAGCACCTCGAACTCCTCGACGCTCTGCTCGCCCAGGACACCGAGGCCGTGCGTGAGGTGATGACCCGGCACCTCGGGCATGTCCGGGGCCTGTGGGCCGCCCACTGA
- a CDS encoding carbohydrate ABC transporter permease: MSTLSTLRTAQPGTDRSLRRRRVRETWGQPWLYLPLFGCLLLMMAPFLWMLSGSFKPEADIRKIPPVLIPTAPTTANYSKLFSKLDFTPMFANSVIVALAVTAGNLLFCSMLGYALAKLEFRGKRAVFALVLGTLMVPGLVTFVPLYVLVANMNLTGSLLGLILPFLAGPFGVFLMRQFISTLPDELIDAARVDGCRELAIFWKIILPLTRPALATLGIITFLGSWNNFLWPLVVAQNADQYTLPVGLALATSGQDFTRYGILLAGAVIVLLPVMIVFLLFQRHFVAGIATTGLK, translated from the coding sequence ATGAGCACCCTCTCCACCCTTCGGACGGCACAGCCGGGCACGGACCGCTCCTTGCGGCGCCGCCGCGTCCGGGAGACCTGGGGCCAGCCCTGGCTGTATCTGCCGCTCTTCGGCTGTCTGCTGCTGATGATGGCGCCGTTTCTGTGGATGCTCTCCGGCTCCTTCAAGCCCGAGGCCGACATCCGCAAGATCCCGCCCGTTCTGATCCCGACCGCGCCCACTACCGCCAACTACAGCAAGCTGTTCAGCAAGCTCGACTTCACGCCCATGTTCGCCAACTCGGTGATCGTGGCCCTCGCCGTAACAGCAGGCAACCTCCTCTTCTGCTCGATGCTGGGCTACGCCCTGGCCAAGCTGGAGTTCCGCGGCAAGCGTGCCGTGTTCGCCCTGGTCCTGGGGACCCTCATGGTCCCCGGCCTGGTCACCTTCGTACCGCTGTACGTGCTGGTGGCCAACATGAATCTGACCGGTTCGCTGCTCGGGCTGATCCTGCCGTTCCTGGCCGGCCCCTTCGGGGTGTTCCTGATGCGGCAGTTCATCTCCACCCTGCCCGACGAACTCATCGACGCCGCCCGCGTCGACGGCTGCCGCGAACTGGCCATCTTCTGGAAGATCATCCTGCCGCTGACCAGGCCGGCCCTCGCCACCCTCGGGATCATCACCTTCCTCGGCTCCTGGAACAACTTCCTGTGGCCGCTGGTCGTGGCCCAGAACGCGGACCAGTACACGCTCCCCGTCGGCCTCGCCCTGGCCACCAGCGGACAGGACTTCACTCGCTACGGCATCCTCCTCGCCGGCGCCGTCATCGTCCTGCTCCCCGTGATGATCGTCTTTCTCCTCTTCCAACGCCACTTCGTCGCCGGCATCGCCACCACCGGCCTCAAGTGA
- a CDS encoding dihydrodipicolinate synthase family protein, with the protein MTDHRPWRGVLVATALPLNDDLSVNYEKYAEHCGWLVENGCDGVVPNGSLGEYQVLTLEERAKVVETAVGAIGGQRVMPGVAAYGSAESRRWAEQARDAGCHAVMLLPPNAYRADERSVLAHYAEVAKAGVPVVAYNNPIDTKVDLVPELLAKLHGEGHIRAVKEFSGDVRRAYRIAELAPELDLLIGADDVLLELAIAGAKGWVAGYPNALPTASVELYHAAVDGDLATAKKLYEQLHPLLRWDSRVEFVQAIKLSMDVVGRFGGPVRPPRVPLLPEQEAAVRAATEKAVAAGLV; encoded by the coding sequence ATGACCGACCACCGCCCCTGGCGCGGCGTCCTCGTCGCCACAGCGCTGCCGCTGAACGACGACCTCTCGGTGAACTACGAAAAATATGCCGAGCACTGCGGCTGGCTCGTCGAGAACGGCTGCGACGGGGTCGTCCCCAACGGCTCGCTGGGGGAGTACCAGGTACTCACCCTCGAGGAGCGGGCCAAGGTCGTCGAGACGGCCGTCGGCGCGATCGGCGGTCAGCGGGTCATGCCCGGCGTCGCCGCATACGGGTCCGCCGAGTCCCGCCGCTGGGCCGAGCAGGCCCGCGACGCAGGCTGTCACGCGGTGATGCTGCTGCCGCCCAACGCCTATCGCGCGGACGAGCGTTCGGTCCTCGCCCACTACGCCGAGGTGGCGAAGGCGGGTGTGCCGGTCGTGGCGTACAACAACCCGATCGACACCAAGGTCGACCTCGTACCGGAACTCCTCGCGAAGCTGCACGGAGAGGGCCACATCCGCGCCGTCAAGGAGTTCTCCGGGGATGTCCGCCGCGCCTACCGGATCGCCGAACTCGCCCCGGAACTGGACCTGTTGATCGGGGCCGACGACGTCCTGCTGGAACTCGCGATCGCGGGTGCCAAGGGCTGGGTGGCCGGATACCCGAACGCCCTGCCCACCGCGAGCGTCGAGCTGTACCACGCGGCCGTCGACGGCGATCTGGCCACCGCGAAGAAGCTGTACGAGCAGCTGCATCCGCTGCTGCGCTGGGACTCCCGGGTGGAGTTCGTGCAGGCGATCAAGCTGTCGATGGACGTGGTGGGGCGATTCGGCGGCCCGGTACGACCGCCCCGCGTGCCGCTGCTGCCCGAACAGGAGGCGGCCGTCCGCGCCGCCACCGAGAAGGCCGTCGCCGCCGGACTCGTGTGA
- a CDS encoding (2Fe-2S)-binding protein: MNSPLELAGAHPRPPFTVTLDGREIEALPGQTVAATLWAAGITSWRTTRGAGRPRGVFCGIGVCFDCLVSVNDRPGQRACLVSVQPGDAIRTQEGTGHDD, translated from the coding sequence GTGAACTCCCCACTGGAGCTGGCCGGGGCCCACCCGCGCCCGCCGTTCACGGTCACACTGGACGGCCGTGAGATCGAGGCACTGCCAGGCCAGACGGTCGCCGCCACGCTCTGGGCGGCGGGGATCACCTCCTGGCGCACCACCCGCGGTGCCGGACGTCCACGTGGCGTCTTCTGCGGCATCGGCGTCTGCTTCGACTGCCTGGTGTCCGTCAACGACCGCCCGGGCCAACGGGCTTGCCTGGTCTCCGTGCAGCCGGGCGATGCTATCCGCACGCAGGAAGGGACCGGTCACGATGACTGA